DNA from Mesorhizobium loti R88b:
AAGGCTTTCTACAGTACCGCCTTTGCCTGGTCGTTCACAGACTATGGGCCGACCTATTCGGCCTTCGCAGAAGGGCTGGACGGCGGCTTCCAGGCCGATGCCGCTGAGGCGCCGGGCAAGCCGCTGCCCGTGCTCTATAGCGAAAATCTGGAGGAGACGGTTGGCGCCGTCGAAAGTGCCGGCGGCACGATCGTCAAGCCGATCTTCCCGTTCCCCGGCGGCCGGCGCTTCCACTTTCTCGATCCGGCCGGCAATGAGCTGGCCGTCTGGGGCAAATAGGCCGCCTGGACATGATCTCGCGGCGTTTTGTGGATTGCTCGTTTTGAGCGTTCTCGCTGTCGCTCATAGGATTGTGCTTTTCGGCTGCTCTGCTAATAACGCGCCGCACAAGCGACTCTGACGGCAATTGGGGCGTCGCCAAGTGGTAAGGCATCGGTTTTTGGTACCGACATTCCCAGGTTCGAATCCTGGCGCCCCAGCCAGAGATTAAGTTAACAAAATCAAATAATTGGTTTTCTACTCTACGGAGACTGAAAGTGGCCAAGCGTCTCGGATCGTCCATGCGATCCAAGTAGCCCAGGCCTCAGCTCGCCTCGCGCATCGCCTCTGCCGCCTGCAAATCGACCGACACGAGCTGGCTGACCCCCTGCTCGGCCATGGTCACGCCGAACAGCCTGTCCATGCGCGCCATGGTGATCGGGTTGTGCGTGATGATGACGAAACGCGTCTCGGTGGTCTTGGCCATCTCGTCCATGAGATTGCAGAAGCGTTCGACATTGTGATCGTCGAGCGGCGCGTCGACTTCGTCGAGCACGCAGATCGGCGCAGGGTTGGTGAGAAACACGGCGAAGATCAGCGACATCGCCGTCAACGCCTGCTCGCCGCCGGACAAAAGCGTCATGGTCTGCG
Protein-coding regions in this window:
- a CDS encoding VOC family protein; protein product: MRLSGRLDYLEMPATGGTLDRLKAFYSTAFAWSFTDYGPTYSAFAEGLDGGFQADAAEAPGKPLPVLYSENLEETVGAVESAGGTIVKPIFPFPGGRRFHFLDPAGNELAVWGK